In Horticoccus luteus, the following proteins share a genomic window:
- a CDS encoding phytanoyl-CoA dioxygenase family protein — MTSPLTSAPVPESPGVRKVPFVDSTPLLGDADALRARAADDGFLFFKHFLPVAELFALRKDMLAVVERHGWRQPGQDALGGRINLDALNEVPEEKMRTDIGVSIAAYDDVQKLESFHRLPHHPKLLALYRTLFGSEVLVHPRHIGRMITGHKAVFPTPPHQDFPLIQGTAATWTCWFPLGDCPRSCGGLTILKGSHRAGYIPIQPSKGAGGIAVSLCPWETEWAEGDYEAGDIITFPSHTVHKALRCQHKDLIRLSLDVRYQSVNDVVEEKSLKPHCDLTWEQIYAGWSSDALKYYWQRQPLTLTPWNDTYLQPSRRIC; from the coding sequence ATGACAAGTCCGCTCACCTCGGCCCCTGTCCCCGAATCTCCCGGCGTCCGCAAAGTGCCGTTCGTTGACTCCACGCCGCTCCTCGGCGACGCCGACGCCCTGCGCGCACGTGCGGCCGACGACGGCTTCTTGTTCTTCAAACACTTCCTGCCTGTCGCCGAACTCTTCGCTCTGCGAAAAGACATGCTGGCCGTCGTCGAACGCCACGGTTGGCGCCAACCCGGTCAGGACGCGCTCGGCGGACGCATCAATCTGGACGCGCTCAACGAGGTGCCCGAAGAGAAGATGCGCACCGATATCGGCGTCAGTATCGCCGCCTACGACGACGTGCAGAAACTGGAAAGTTTTCATCGTCTGCCGCACCACCCGAAGTTGCTCGCGCTCTATCGCACGCTTTTTGGCAGCGAGGTGCTCGTGCACCCGCGCCACATCGGCCGCATGATCACCGGCCACAAAGCGGTTTTCCCTACTCCCCCGCACCAAGACTTTCCGCTGATCCAAGGCACCGCCGCCACGTGGACCTGTTGGTTTCCGCTGGGCGATTGTCCGCGCTCCTGCGGCGGACTCACGATTCTCAAAGGTTCTCACCGCGCCGGCTATATTCCCATCCAGCCCTCGAAAGGCGCCGGCGGCATCGCCGTCTCGCTCTGCCCTTGGGAAACCGAGTGGGCCGAGGGCGACTACGAAGCCGGCGATATTATCACCTTCCCGAGCCACACCGTGCACAAGGCGCTGCGTTGCCAGCACAAAGACCTCATCCGCCTCTCGCTCGACGTCCGCTACCAATCGGTCAACGACGTGGTCGAGGAAAAGTCCCTCAAGCCGCACTGCGATCTCACGTGGGAACAGATCTACGCCGGTTGGTCGAGCGATGCGTTGAAATACTATTGGCAGCGTCAACCGCTCACGCTCACGCCGTGGAACGACACCTACCTCCAGCCCAGCCGGCGGATCTGCTAA
- a CDS encoding glycerophosphodiester phosphodiesterase family protein, translated as MEIIAHRGASHDAPENTVAAARLAWAQGADALECDVRTTADGRLVALHDADLRRVGGAATGIADLTWAAVRDVDVGRWKAESFRGERVPALEELLAVTPAGKRVLIEIKDGVASVEPVARVVEATAGPHARVAVIAFDLAVAVAAKGRLPAADVLWIIDSPRLEVRTWETLVTTAQAAGVDGLDVHCAWPNPAAAVRRAREAGLRTYVWTVDTPGTARRWRDAGADGLTTNRPGWLRSKLQECDVRPS; from the coding sequence GTGGAAATCATCGCGCATCGGGGGGCCTCGCACGACGCACCGGAAAACACCGTCGCGGCAGCGCGGCTGGCTTGGGCGCAGGGCGCGGATGCGCTGGAATGCGACGTGCGAACGACGGCGGATGGACGTTTGGTCGCGCTGCATGATGCGGATTTGCGCCGGGTGGGCGGGGCCGCGACCGGCATCGCGGACCTGACGTGGGCGGCGGTCCGGGACGTGGACGTGGGCCGCTGGAAAGCGGAGAGCTTCCGTGGCGAACGCGTGCCGGCTTTGGAAGAGTTATTGGCGGTGACGCCGGCGGGAAAACGCGTGTTGATCGAAATCAAGGACGGCGTTGCGAGCGTCGAGCCGGTGGCGCGGGTGGTGGAAGCGACCGCTGGCCCGCACGCACGCGTGGCAGTTATCGCGTTCGACCTCGCGGTCGCCGTGGCGGCGAAGGGCCGCCTGCCGGCGGCGGACGTGCTGTGGATCATCGACTCACCGCGCCTCGAGGTGCGCACGTGGGAGACTTTGGTCACGACGGCGCAGGCGGCGGGCGTGGACGGACTCGATGTGCACTGCGCGTGGCCGAATCCTGCGGCTGCGGTGCGGCGGGCACGCGAGGCCGGTTTGCGAACCTACGTGTGGACGGTGGACACGCCTGGCACGGCGAGACGCTGGCGAGACGCGGGCGCCGACGGCCTGACGACGAACCGGCCGGGCTGGCTGCGGAGCAAGTTACAGGAATGCGACGTGCGGCCATCGTGA
- a CDS encoding VOC family protein, with the protein MNGRRGLLHHQNIIVSNVARSAPFYAAMLGYLGYELSGSHRGEGHEYDDWRRNDLDAPHEFGIGGVSPEYVDVPYRHGAVGHHTHVAFNAADRADVDRFYADVLVPLEQQGLCRVEDPPGDCPEYGEPYYATFFYDPDGLKYEFVFTAARHRRK; encoded by the coding sequence ATGAACGGCCGCCGCGGACTGCTGCATCATCAGAACATCATCGTGTCGAACGTGGCGCGTTCCGCGCCGTTTTACGCGGCGATGCTGGGTTATCTGGGCTATGAATTGTCAGGCAGCCACCGCGGCGAGGGCCATGAATACGACGACTGGAGACGGAACGATCTCGACGCGCCGCACGAATTCGGCATCGGCGGCGTGAGCCCGGAATATGTGGACGTGCCGTATCGACACGGCGCGGTGGGGCACCACACGCATGTAGCGTTCAACGCGGCGGACCGGGCGGACGTGGATCGGTTTTACGCGGACGTGCTGGTGCCGCTCGAGCAACAGGGTCTGTGCCGGGTGGAGGATCCGCCCGGCGACTGCCCCGAATACGGCGAACCGTATTACGCGACGTTTTTCTACGATCCCGACGGACTGAAATACGAGTTCGTGTTCACCGCCGCGCGGCATCGGCGGAAGTGA
- a CDS encoding aldo/keto reductase, translating into MHYRAFGKNSFQTSEIGFGAWAIGGAWGAQADTDSLAALHRALDLGVNFIDTAAGYGDGRSERLIGQILRERAAAGRAEKIFVATKTPPTAGDWPPSPYDSAAERYPEAYLRANLAERMANLGTDRVDLLQLHTWTRAWNRNPTPFKILRALQREGRIGLIGVSTPEHDQNSVIDLMRGGWVDSVQVIYSLFEQEPAAELLDVARECGVAIIVRVAFDEGALTGKFTPETRFPADDFRSAYFAGDRLPRAVRRAEAVRADLAGSGYSMAQAALKFVLSHPAVSVVIPGIRNVAQAEANIAVSDLPAMPPDLLTRLRRHNWRRGFWYSGK; encoded by the coding sequence ATGCACTACCGCGCGTTCGGAAAAAATTCCTTTCAGACCTCCGAAATCGGTTTCGGCGCCTGGGCCATCGGCGGCGCGTGGGGCGCGCAGGCCGACACGGATTCGCTCGCCGCGCTCCACCGTGCGCTCGACCTCGGCGTCAACTTCATCGACACCGCCGCCGGTTATGGCGATGGCCGCAGCGAACGCCTCATCGGCCAGATTCTCCGCGAACGCGCCGCCGCCGGCCGCGCCGAAAAAATCTTCGTCGCCACCAAGACGCCGCCCACCGCCGGTGACTGGCCGCCCTCGCCCTACGATTCCGCCGCCGAGCGCTACCCCGAAGCCTACCTCCGCGCCAACCTCGCCGAGCGCATGGCCAACCTCGGCACCGACCGCGTCGATCTCCTCCAACTGCACACGTGGACGCGCGCCTGGAATCGCAACCCCACTCCGTTCAAAATTCTCCGCGCGCTCCAGCGCGAAGGCCGCATCGGTCTCATCGGCGTGTCCACGCCTGAACATGATCAAAACAGCGTGATCGATCTCATGCGCGGCGGCTGGGTCGACAGCGTGCAGGTTATCTACAGTCTCTTCGAACAAGAGCCCGCCGCCGAATTGCTCGATGTCGCCCGCGAATGCGGAGTCGCGATCATCGTGCGGGTCGCCTTCGACGAGGGCGCGCTCACCGGCAAGTTCACGCCGGAAACGCGTTTCCCCGCGGATGATTTTCGCTCCGCGTATTTCGCCGGCGATCGCCTGCCCCGCGCCGTGCGCCGCGCCGAAGCCGTGCGCGCCGATCTCGCCGGCAGCGGCTACTCGATGGCACAGGCCGCGCTCAAATTCGTGCTTTCGCACCCCGCCGTCTCCGTCGTCATTCCCGGCATCCGCAACGTCGCGCAAGCCGAAGCCAACATCGCCGTGAGCGATCTTCCCGCCATGCCGCCCGACCTCCTCACGAGGTTGCGCCGCCACAACTGGCGCCGCGGCTTTTGGTATTCCGGCAAGTGA
- the xylA gene encoding xylose isomerase has translation MPKSHFPRIPTIAYEGPSSTNALAFKHYNPDEVIDGRTMAGHLRFSIAYWHSFRGVGSDPFGPGTITRPWEKGTHAVSVAKTRMDAAFEFFQKIRAPFWCFHDRDIAPEGRTLAESNKHLDALIAHAKSLQQATGVKLLWGTANLFSNPRYMCGAATNPDAHVFAYAAAQVKKALEATLALGGENYVFWGGREGYETLLNTNLKREQDHLAAFMHMAVDYAKEIGFTGQFLIEPKPKEPTKHQYDFDVAAGIAFLRTYKLDRAFKFNIETNHATLAGHTFQHEIETAAAHGMLGSIDANAGDTLLGWDTDQFNTDVKELTLAMLSILRAGGLGSGGFNFDAKLRRPSIDLEDLFLAHIGGMDAYALAFKLARQILADGKLDGFVRDRYASYDTAYGRDIERRKTDFKQLEKLVLTELGEPKPRSGKQEYLENLINGYLHR, from the coding sequence ATGCCTAAATCGCACTTCCCCCGCATCCCCACGATCGCCTACGAAGGCCCGTCCTCGACGAACGCCCTCGCGTTCAAGCATTACAATCCCGACGAGGTCATCGACGGCCGCACGATGGCCGGGCACCTGCGCTTCTCCATCGCGTATTGGCACAGTTTCCGTGGTGTGGGCAGCGACCCCTTTGGTCCCGGCACCATCACGCGCCCGTGGGAAAAAGGCACCCACGCCGTCAGCGTCGCGAAGACGCGCATGGATGCCGCCTTCGAGTTCTTCCAGAAAATCCGCGCGCCCTTCTGGTGTTTCCACGACCGCGACATCGCGCCCGAAGGCCGCACGCTCGCCGAGTCCAACAAGCATCTCGACGCCCTCATCGCGCACGCGAAATCGCTGCAGCAAGCCACCGGCGTGAAGCTGCTCTGGGGCACCGCAAACCTCTTTTCCAATCCGCGCTACATGTGCGGCGCCGCGACCAATCCCGACGCCCACGTCTTCGCCTACGCCGCCGCCCAAGTGAAGAAAGCCCTCGAAGCGACCCTCGCACTCGGGGGCGAAAACTACGTCTTCTGGGGCGGCCGCGAAGGCTACGAGACGCTCCTCAACACCAACCTCAAACGCGAGCAGGACCACCTCGCCGCGTTCATGCACATGGCGGTGGACTACGCGAAGGAGATTGGCTTCACCGGCCAGTTTCTCATCGAACCCAAGCCCAAGGAGCCGACCAAGCACCAATACGACTTCGACGTCGCCGCCGGCATCGCGTTTCTCCGCACCTACAAGCTCGACCGCGCGTTCAAGTTCAACATCGAGACCAATCACGCCACGCTCGCCGGCCATACTTTCCAGCACGAAATCGAAACCGCCGCCGCGCACGGCATGCTCGGCTCGATCGACGCCAACGCCGGCGACACCCTCCTCGGTTGGGACACCGATCAGTTCAACACCGACGTGAAGGAACTCACGCTCGCGATGCTCTCCATTCTGCGCGCCGGCGGCCTCGGTTCCGGCGGCTTCAACTTCGACGCCAAACTCCGCCGTCCGTCCATCGATCTCGAAGACCTCTTCCTCGCGCACATTGGCGGCATGGATGCTTACGCCCTCGCGTTCAAACTCGCGCGCCAGATCCTCGCCGACGGAAAACTCGACGGCTTCGTGCGCGATCGCTACGCCAGCTACGACACGGCTTACGGCCGCGACATCGAGCGCCGCAAAACCGATTTCAAGCAGCTCGAGAAGCTCGTCCTCACCGAACTCGGCGAACCGAAACCCCGCAGCGGCAAACAGGAGTATCTCGAAAACCTGATCAACGGTTACCTGCACCGCTGA
- a CDS encoding DUF2937 family protein yields MELLPCVARMRWTRPFSAAGTAGGKFLDRAACVAGALVFSQAPEFMQQYLQRLGGHLDEARRQLQQFQAVATQSGLTLDELIAKTSGNADAAVARLGGVMHAAAERADSLYSAETALRTASLWERPFVFLRHLDPGIARATWSVFKPAVPTTMEGLVYAAIGVAVALLLVHVLCVWPCRAVLRRRRRHKRVVDGTAGAVER; encoded by the coding sequence GTGGAATTGCTCCCTTGTGTCGCGCGGATGCGCTGGACCCGACCGTTCTCCGCCGCGGGCACCGCGGGTGGAAAGTTTCTCGATCGCGCCGCGTGCGTGGCGGGTGCGCTCGTGTTTTCGCAGGCGCCGGAGTTCATGCAGCAATACCTGCAACGGCTCGGCGGCCACCTCGACGAGGCGCGGCGGCAGTTGCAACAGTTCCAGGCGGTGGCGACGCAATCGGGGCTCACGCTGGACGAACTGATCGCCAAAACGTCGGGCAACGCGGACGCAGCGGTGGCGCGCTTGGGCGGCGTGATGCACGCGGCGGCGGAACGCGCGGACTCGCTTTATAGCGCCGAGACGGCGCTGCGCACGGCATCGCTATGGGAGCGGCCGTTTGTGTTTTTGCGGCACTTGGATCCGGGCATCGCGCGGGCGACGTGGTCCGTCTTCAAGCCGGCCGTGCCGACCACAATGGAGGGGCTGGTCTATGCGGCGATCGGGGTGGCGGTGGCGTTGCTGCTAGTCCATGTGCTCTGCGTCTGGCCGTGCCGGGCGGTTTTGCGGCGGCGGCGGAGGCACAAGCGCGTTGTCGACGGGACCGCGGGGGCGGTTGAGCGGTAA
- the ggt gene encoding gamma-glutamyltransferase, producing the protein MPATRPPLLLAFFAALSLLVAPARAQLTAVEADHGMVVSVHALATQAGVEILQQGGNAVDASIATGLALVTVYPWAGNLGGGGFMLIHLATGRDVAIDFRETAPAAASHDMYLDAHGNVVKGLSTVGWRASGVPGTVAGFALALEKYGSGKVSWAQVCEPARRLAAEGHLITPYTADRFRWKRHLLEQFPESKRIYLHDGALWQAGELWRQPELAATFARLQKRGPREFYEGETAHHIADAMAANGGNITLADLQAYRAVERVPFRTMYRGYEVVTMPPPSSGSIALLQMLAMLEPFDVANLGAESSARYHLFVEVMRRAYRVRAEYLGDPDFVSIPVKALLDPSYTAALMSDFNEGKATPSADVKLPPLPGANFRPASPAAAPAPVVPPESTETTHFSVVDAAGNAVSTTYTLNGGYGSGVTIPGTGILMNNEMDDFTSKPGVPNSYHLIQGEANAIAPGKRPLSSMTPTIVLQDGKPFLVTGSPGGSTIITTVLQVITNVIDFKMPLGQAIEARRIHHQWMPDVINYEPYGMPTDVADALRARGHTLAQRNLYGAPGEKTPLSEFYQGDAESILVDPVTGHREGVNDPRKPDGLALGY; encoded by the coding sequence ATGCCTGCGACCCGTCCCCCGCTGCTCCTCGCGTTCTTCGCCGCCCTTTCGCTGCTCGTCGCCCCGGCGCGTGCCCAACTCACCGCGGTCGAAGCGGATCACGGCATGGTCGTATCCGTCCACGCGCTCGCCACGCAGGCCGGCGTCGAAATCCTCCAGCAAGGCGGCAACGCGGTCGACGCCTCCATCGCCACCGGGCTCGCGCTCGTCACCGTGTATCCGTGGGCCGGTAACCTCGGCGGCGGCGGCTTCATGCTCATCCATCTGGCCACGGGACGCGACGTCGCCATCGACTTCCGCGAAACGGCGCCCGCCGCCGCGTCGCACGACATGTATCTCGACGCCCACGGCAACGTCGTCAAAGGCCTCTCCACCGTCGGCTGGCGGGCGAGCGGCGTGCCCGGCACCGTGGCGGGCTTCGCGCTCGCGTTGGAGAAATACGGCTCCGGCAAAGTTTCGTGGGCGCAAGTCTGCGAACCCGCCCGCCGCCTCGCCGCCGAGGGGCACCTCATCACCCCTTACACCGCCGACCGCTTCCGCTGGAAACGCCACCTCCTCGAACAATTCCCCGAATCGAAACGCATTTACCTCCACGACGGTGCCCTCTGGCAGGCCGGCGAACTCTGGCGGCAGCCCGAACTCGCCGCCACGTTTGCGCGTCTGCAGAAACGCGGCCCGCGCGAATTCTACGAGGGCGAGACCGCCCACCACATCGCCGACGCGATGGCGGCCAACGGCGGCAACATCACCCTCGCCGACCTGCAAGCCTACCGCGCCGTCGAGCGCGTGCCCTTCCGCACGATGTATCGCGGCTACGAGGTCGTCACTATGCCGCCGCCGAGTTCCGGCAGCATCGCCCTCCTGCAAATGCTCGCGATGCTGGAGCCATTCGATGTCGCCAACCTCGGCGCCGAGTCTTCCGCGCGTTATCATTTGTTCGTCGAAGTGATGCGCCGCGCCTACCGCGTCCGCGCCGAATACCTTGGCGATCCGGACTTCGTCTCCATCCCCGTCAAGGCGCTGCTCGATCCCAGCTACACCGCCGCGCTGATGAGCGATTTCAACGAGGGCAAGGCCACTCCCAGCGCCGATGTGAAACTCCCGCCTCTCCCCGGCGCCAACTTCCGCCCCGCATCCCCGGCTGCCGCGCCCGCCCCCGTCGTCCCGCCCGAGTCCACCGAGACCACACACTTCTCCGTCGTCGACGCCGCCGGCAACGCCGTCTCCACCACCTACACGCTCAACGGCGGCTACGGCAGCGGCGTCACCATTCCCGGCACCGGTATCCTCATGAACAACGAAATGGACGACTTCACGTCAAAGCCCGGCGTGCCCAATTCCTACCACCTCATCCAAGGCGAGGCCAACGCCATCGCCCCCGGCAAACGCCCGCTCTCGTCCATGACGCCCACGATCGTCCTCCAAGACGGGAAACCCTTTCTCGTCACCGGCAGTCCCGGCGGATCGACGATCATCACGACCGTTCTGCAGGTCATCACCAACGTCATCGATTTCAAGATGCCGCTCGGCCAGGCCATCGAGGCCCGCCGCATTCATCACCAATGGATGCCCGACGTGATCAACTACGAACCCTACGGCATGCCCACCGACGTCGCGGACGCCCTCCGCGCCCGAGGTCACACGCTCGCGCAACGCAACCTCTACGGCGCCCCCGGCGAAAAGACCCCGCTCTCCGAATTCTACCAAGGGGACGCCGAATCCATCCTCGTCGACCCGGTCACCGGCCATCGCGAAGGCGTCAACGACCCGCGCAAACCCGACGGCCTCGCGCTGGGTTATTGA
- a CDS encoding DUF1328 family protein: MLKWALIFALVAIAAGALGFAALAGAAAAIAKIIFFLFLAVCVLLLVLGVFVGKKL; the protein is encoded by the coding sequence ATGCTAAAATGGGCTTTAATATTCGCGCTGGTGGCAATCGCAGCGGGGGCGCTGGGTTTCGCGGCTTTGGCCGGAGCGGCGGCCGCGATCGCCAAGATCATTTTCTTCCTTTTTCTCGCGGTCTGCGTGCTGTTGCTCGTGCTCGGCGTGTTCGTGGGGAAGAAGTTATAG
- a CDS encoding dienelactone hydrolase family protein, translating into MNPSPDPALSSQSSRAQTAASVEVMVRYRFDYLLALPAEYRAEGGAQWPLLVFLHGRGERGADLAVVKRNGPPKLIEEGRAFPAIVVSPQCPAEEWWSAPALEAFIAELQRRYRVDADRIYVTGLSMGGFATWELAVRQPEKYAAVVPICGAGEASLGGRLRDLPVWAFHGAKDPVVPVQHTQAMVDAIKAAGGAPRLTIYPEVEHDSWTQTYANEEVWTWLFAQRRSGG; encoded by the coding sequence ATGAATCCTTCTCCTGATCCCGCTCTCTCGTCGCAGTCTTCGCGCGCGCAAACGGCCGCGTCAGTCGAGGTGATGGTGCGTTACCGCTTTGATTATTTGTTGGCGTTGCCCGCCGAATATAGGGCGGAGGGCGGGGCGCAGTGGCCGTTGCTGGTATTTTTGCACGGGCGCGGCGAACGCGGCGCGGATCTGGCGGTGGTGAAACGTAACGGACCGCCGAAGTTGATTGAGGAGGGGCGCGCGTTTCCGGCGATCGTCGTTTCGCCGCAGTGCCCGGCGGAGGAGTGGTGGAGTGCGCCCGCGCTGGAAGCGTTCATCGCGGAGTTGCAGCGGCGGTATCGGGTGGACGCGGATCGCATTTACGTGACGGGCTTGAGCATGGGTGGGTTTGCAACGTGGGAACTGGCGGTGCGGCAGCCGGAAAAATACGCGGCGGTCGTGCCGATTTGCGGGGCGGGCGAGGCGTCGCTCGGCGGGCGATTGCGGGACTTGCCGGTGTGGGCATTCCATGGCGCGAAGGATCCGGTCGTGCCGGTGCAGCACACACAGGCGATGGTGGACGCGATCAAGGCGGCGGGCGGCGCGCCGCGGCTCACAATTTATCCCGAAGTGGAGCATGATTCGTGGACGCAGACTTATGCGAACGAAGAGGTGTGGACGTGGCTGTTTGCGCAGCGGCGCAGCGGCGGCTGA
- a CDS encoding sensor histidine kinase, whose protein sequence is MLLLIGALTWWNAARLVDTFRWVEHTQEVIGDLNETLVEVLNMQVGARNYLLLGDETYLEAYRHAAAESRRRAAIVRQLTADQPAQRARIDALDPLLAEAAVRLQARIDLRQAQGVSTATEAKTSRSHDIIVRIRQTIGEMRRHEEQLLAQRSAAVVHALELTMACVVLGGALAIGLVTVAGILIGRDFRLRREAESKLERNRAMFESLFENAADGLIVVSPAGSIVRLNRTAERLFGHTRSALIGHPVEALLPEAFRAAHAAKNEDAPADGFAPALDERMDYVARRADGSTLPVEIMLSPLETDDGRVTLATVRDLTRRRAAEQKITQLNADLQRQNGQLTAAVAELEAFSYSVSHDLRAPLRHIDGFSALLGQHLNGNADETSTRYLDTIGHAAQRMGRLIDDLLAFSRAGRTPVKLEPVAHDHLLATVIRELNLSGSTAPIAWQIAPLPTLPGDPALLHQVWSNLVENAVKYSSKNPAPRIEIGAQLGPDGTEWIFFVRDNGVGFDMRHVDKLFGVFQRLHAMSEFPGTGIGLANVRRIVTRHGGRTWAEGVKGTGATFYFSLPRDAAAVAAVQPPAPAVAS, encoded by the coding sequence ATGCTCCTCCTCATCGGCGCCCTCACGTGGTGGAACGCCGCGCGCCTCGTGGACACCTTCCGCTGGGTCGAACACACTCAGGAAGTCATTGGCGACCTCAATGAGACGCTCGTCGAGGTGCTGAACATGCAGGTCGGCGCGCGTAATTACCTGCTGTTGGGCGATGAAACGTATCTGGAAGCCTATCGCCACGCCGCCGCGGAAAGCCGCCGCCGCGCCGCCATCGTCCGCCAGCTCACCGCCGACCAACCGGCGCAACGCGCGCGGATCGACGCACTTGACCCTCTGCTTGCCGAAGCCGCCGTCCGACTCCAAGCCCGCATCGACCTGCGCCAGGCGCAAGGCGTCAGCACCGCGACCGAAGCGAAAACCTCTCGCAGCCACGACATCATCGTGCGCATCCGCCAGACGATTGGAGAGATGCGGCGGCACGAAGAGCAGTTGCTCGCCCAACGCTCCGCCGCGGTCGTGCACGCCTTGGAGCTCACCATGGCCTGCGTCGTCCTCGGCGGCGCTCTCGCCATCGGCTTGGTCACCGTGGCCGGCATTCTCATCGGTCGGGATTTTCGCCTTCGCCGCGAGGCCGAGTCCAAGCTCGAGCGCAACCGCGCCATGTTCGAAAGCCTGTTCGAAAATGCCGCGGACGGATTGATCGTCGTCTCGCCCGCCGGCAGCATCGTGCGCCTCAACCGCACCGCCGAGCGCCTCTTTGGCCACACCCGCTCCGCGTTGATCGGCCATCCGGTCGAAGCCCTCCTGCCCGAGGCATTTCGCGCCGCCCATGCGGCGAAGAACGAAGATGCACCGGCCGACGGTTTTGCGCCCGCGCTCGACGAGCGAATGGACTACGTCGCCCGCCGCGCCGACGGCTCGACCCTCCCCGTCGAGATCATGCTTTCGCCCCTCGAAACCGACGATGGCCGCGTGACCCTCGCGACGGTCCGCGATCTCACCCGCCGCCGCGCCGCCGAACAAAAGATCACGCAGCTCAATGCGGATTTGCAGCGCCAAAACGGCCAACTCACCGCCGCCGTGGCCGAGCTCGAAGCCTTTTCCTACTCCGTGTCGCACGACTTGCGCGCACCCCTTCGTCACATCGACGGATTCTCCGCACTCCTCGGTCAGCACCTCAACGGCAACGCCGACGAGACGAGCACCCGCTACCTTGACACGATTGGCCACGCCGCCCAGCGCATGGGCCGGCTGATCGACGACCTGCTCGCGTTCTCCCGCGCAGGTCGCACCCCCGTCAAACTTGAGCCCGTCGCCCACGATCACCTGCTCGCCACCGTCATCCGCGAACTCAACCTGAGCGGATCCACCGCCCCCATCGCCTGGCAAATCGCCCCGCTCCCCACGCTGCCCGGCGACCCCGCGCTCCTGCACCAAGTGTGGTCCAACCTGGTCGAAAACGCCGTCAAATATTCCTCCAAGAATCCCGCCCCCCGCATCGAGATCGGCGCGCAGTTGGGCCCCGACGGCACGGAATGGATTTTCTTCGTGCGCGACAACGGCGTCGGCTTCGACATGCGCCACGTCGACAAACTCTTCGGCGTCTTCCAACGCCTGCACGCGATGTCCGAGTTCCCCGGCACCGGCATCGGCCTCGCCAACGTCCGCCGCATCGTTACCCGTCATGGCGGCCGCACCTGGGCCGAAGGCGTCAAAGGCACCGGCGCCACGTTCTATTTTTCCCTGCCCCGCGATGCCGCCGCCGTCGCTGCTGTTCAACCGCCCGCTCCCGCCGTTGCTTCCTAA
- a CDS encoding DUF2145 domain-containing protein, producing the protein MKLTRLLPLFALTALATFVAPAPAFAGSAAGSRTGAEKFGDATIRQFAEKVNATLDAKKVNLAIIARSGRPRSQLPQGITYTHVAIIVFEPVRSADGHIGHTYTVYNLYQGDQGRANRSYLAQDFTYDFVSGTAERDVAVFVPIEALQKRILAVIRSPAYQALHNPDYNLVTNPWVDRFDNCVTHTLKICVAAIYQTDDRARIYDNIRRYFKPTPVKLNGLQAFGSSFMSSVSRADMDKSGLQTASYDSLKAFFAENGLMEESMTISMD; encoded by the coding sequence ATGAAGCTCACCCGCCTCCTTCCACTCTTCGCGCTCACCGCGCTCGCCACATTCGTCGCCCCTGCACCCGCCTTCGCCGGCAGTGCAGCGGGCAGCCGCACCGGGGCCGAGAAATTCGGCGACGCCACCATCCGCCAGTTCGCGGAAAAAGTGAACGCCACGCTCGATGCGAAGAAAGTCAATCTCGCGATCATTGCGCGCTCCGGCCGTCCGCGCTCCCAACTACCTCAGGGCATTACTTATACACACGTGGCCATCATCGTCTTCGAGCCCGTGCGCTCCGCTGATGGCCACATCGGGCACACCTATACTGTCTATAATCTGTATCAAGGCGACCAAGGCCGCGCCAACCGATCCTACCTCGCGCAGGACTTTACTTACGATTTTGTTTCCGGCACCGCCGAGCGCGACGTCGCGGTGTTCGTCCCGATCGAGGCGCTGCAAAAACGCATCCTCGCCGTGATCCGCTCGCCGGCCTATCAGGCGCTGCACAATCCCGACTATAACCTCGTCACCAACCCTTGGGTTGACCGCTTCGACAACTGCGTCACCCACACGCTGAAGATCTGTGTCGCCGCGATTTACCAAACCGACGACCGCGCCCGCATCTACGACAACATCCGCCGCTACTTCAAACCCACCCCGGTCAAGCTCAACGGCCTGCAGGCGTTTGGCTCCTCGTTTATGAGCAGCGTGAGCCGGGCCGACATGGATAAATCGGGCCTCCAGACCGCCTCCTACGACTCACTGAAAGCGTTTTTCGCCGAAAACGGGCTCATGGAGGAATCGATGACCATTTCCATGGACTGA